In Enterobacter cloacae, the following are encoded in one genomic region:
- a CDS encoding Trk system potassium transport protein TrkA, whose product MKIIILGAGQVGGTLAENLVGENNDITIVDTNGDRLRVLQDKFDLRVVQGHGSHPRVLREAGADDADMLVAVTSSDETNMVACQVAYSLFNTPNRIARIRSPDYVRDAEKLFNSEAVPIDHLIAPEQLVIDNIYRLIEYPGALQVVNFAEGKVSLAVVKAYYGGPLIGNALSTMREHMPHIDTRVAAIFRHDRPIRPQGSTIVEAGDEVFFIAASQHIRAVMSELQRLEKPYKRIMLVGGGNIGAGLARRLEKDYSVKLIERDQQRASELAEKLQNTIVFYGDASDQELLAEEHIDQVDLFIAVTNDDEANIMSAMLAKRMGAKKVMVLIQRRAYVDLVQGSVIDIAISPQQATISALLSHVRKADIVGVSSLRRGVAEAIEAVAHGDETTSRVVGRSIDEIKLPPGTIIGAVVRGNDVMIANDNLRIEQGDHVIMFLTDKKFITDVERLFQPSPFFL is encoded by the coding sequence ATGAAAATTATCATTCTGGGCGCAGGACAGGTTGGCGGGACGCTGGCGGAAAATCTTGTCGGCGAAAACAACGATATCACGATCGTCGATACGAATGGCGATCGGCTACGCGTTTTGCAGGACAAATTTGACCTCCGCGTTGTACAGGGCCACGGTTCACACCCACGCGTGCTTCGCGAGGCCGGAGCCGATGATGCCGACATGCTGGTTGCAGTAACCAGTTCGGACGAAACCAATATGGTCGCGTGCCAGGTGGCCTATTCACTGTTCAACACGCCGAACAGGATTGCCCGTATTCGCTCCCCGGACTATGTCCGGGACGCAGAAAAACTGTTTAATTCAGAAGCCGTACCTATCGACCATCTGATTGCGCCAGAACAACTGGTTATCGACAATATATACCGCCTGATCGAGTACCCGGGTGCTTTGCAGGTTGTTAACTTTGCCGAAGGGAAAGTGAGCCTGGCCGTGGTTAAAGCCTATTACGGTGGACCATTGATCGGTAACGCACTGTCTACCATGCGCGAGCACATGCCGCATATCGACACCCGCGTCGCGGCCATTTTCCGCCATGACAGACCTATCCGCCCGCAAGGCTCCACCATTGTGGAAGCTGGCGATGAGGTCTTCTTTATTGCCGCGTCGCAGCATATCCGTGCCGTGATGAGTGAGCTTCAGCGTCTCGAAAAGCCGTACAAGCGTATTATGCTGGTCGGCGGGGGCAATATCGGTGCGGGCCTGGCTCGTCGACTTGAGAAAGATTACAGCGTGAAGTTGATCGAACGCGATCAGCAACGCGCATCTGAACTGGCGGAAAAGTTACAGAACACGATCGTGTTTTATGGTGACGCATCGGATCAGGAATTACTGGCCGAAGAACATATTGATCAAGTTGATCTCTTCATTGCCGTCACCAACGACGACGAAGCGAATATTATGTCCGCTATGCTCGCCAAACGTATGGGGGCAAAAAAGGTCATGGTGCTTATCCAGCGCCGTGCCTACGTCGACCTTGTTCAGGGAAGCGTGATTGATATCGCCATTTCACCGCAGCAAGCCACAATTTCCGCATTGCTCAGTCATGTCCGTAAAGCAGATATTGTCGGTGTTTCATCGCTTCGCCGTGGTGTCGCTGAAGCCATTGAAGCGGTCGCGCACGGGGATGAAACCACGTCACGCGTAGTGGGTCGCTCCATAGATGAAATTAAATTGCCGCCAGGTACGATCATTGGTGCCGTAGTACGTGGAAATGATGTCATGATCGCCAATGATAATTTACGTATCGAGCAAGGTGACCACGTCATTATGTTCCTTACCGACAAAAAGTTTATTACCGACGTCGAACGTTTATTCCAGCCAAGTCCATTCTTCCTTTAA
- the mscL gene encoding large-conductance mechanosensitive channel, protein MSFIKEFREFAMRGNVVDLAVGVIIGAAFGKIVSSLVADIIMPPLGLLIGGIDFKQFAVTLRDAQGDVPAVVMHYGVFIQNIFDFVIVAFAIFMAIKLINKLNRKKEEPAAAPAPTKEEVLLTEIRDLLKEQNSRS, encoded by the coding sequence ATGAGTTTTATTAAAGAATTTCGCGAATTTGCGATGCGCGGGAATGTGGTGGATCTGGCTGTGGGTGTCATTATTGGTGCAGCGTTCGGTAAGATCGTTTCATCATTAGTGGCCGACATTATCATGCCACCTTTAGGATTGCTGATCGGGGGGATTGATTTCAAACAATTCGCCGTCACGCTCAGGGATGCGCAGGGGGATGTCCCGGCGGTTGTAATGCATTACGGCGTGTTTATTCAGAACATATTTGATTTCGTGATCGTGGCGTTCGCCATTTTTATGGCCATCAAGCTCATCAACAAGCTTAACCGTAAAAAAGAAGAACCGGCTGCAGCGCCAGCACCAACGAAAGAAGAAGTCTTGCTGACTGAAATTCGCGACCTGTTAAAAGAGCAAAATAGCCGCTCTTAA
- a CDS encoding alternative ribosome-rescue factor A, whose protein sequence is MSHYQHTKGQIKDNAIEALLHDPLFRQRVEKSKKGKGSYLRKNKHAKRGNWEASGKQANRLFTTGLPAFSY, encoded by the coding sequence ATGAGTCACTATCAGCATACGAAGGGGCAAATTAAGGATAACGCCATTGAAGCTTTACTTCACGACCCGCTTTTCAGACAGCGTGTTGAGAAAAGTAAAAAAGGGAAAGGAAGTTATCTGCGTAAAAACAAACATGCAAAACGGGGTAACTGGGAGGCCAGTGGCAAGCAAGCGAATCGCTTATTTACCACTGGCCTTCCTGCTTTTAGCTACTGA
- a CDS encoding heavy metal-responsive transcriptional regulator: MYRIGELAKLANVTPDTIRYYEKQQMIDHEVRTEGGFRLYTDNDLQRLRFIRYARQLGFTLESIRELLSIRIDPEHHTCQESKSIVQARLDEVEARIQELQTMQRSLQRLNDACCGTAHSSIYCSILEALEQGASGENQHC, encoded by the coding sequence ATGTATCGTATTGGTGAGCTTGCAAAACTTGCTAACGTAACGCCGGATACAATCCGATACTATGAGAAACAGCAGATGATTGATCATGAGGTACGGACAGAAGGTGGATTCCGTCTCTATACCGACAATGATTTGCAACGTCTGCGGTTTATCCGTTACGCACGGCAGCTTGGCTTCACGCTGGAATCGATCCGTGAGTTATTATCGATCCGCATCGATCCTGAACATCATACCTGCCAGGAATCTAAAAGCATCGTACAAGCCAGGCTTGATGAAGTTGAAGCACGTATTCAGGAACTTCAGACGATGCAGCGTTCACTGCAGCGATTAAATGATGCCTGTTGCGGTACTGCTCACAGCAGTATTTATTGCTCAATTCTGGAAGCTCTTGAACAGGGAGCCAGTGGAGAAAATCAGCATTGTTGA
- the rplQ gene encoding 50S ribosomal protein L17 produces the protein MRHRKSGRQLNRNSSHRQAMFRNMAGSLVRHEIIKTTLPKAKELRRVVEPLITLAKTDSVANRRLAFARTRDNEIVAKLFNELGPRFASRAGGYTRILKCGFRAGDNAPMAYIELVDRSEKAEAAAE, from the coding sequence ATGCGCCATCGTAAGAGTGGTCGTCAACTGAACCGCAACAGCAGCCATCGCCAGGCTATGTTCCGCAACATGGCAGGTTCACTGGTTCGTCATGAAATCATCAAGACGACCCTGCCTAAAGCGAAAGAGCTGCGTCGCGTAGTTGAGCCGCTGATTACTCTTGCCAAGACTGACAGCGTTGCTAATCGTCGTCTGGCATTCGCCCGTACTCGTGATAACGAGATCGTGGCAAAACTGTTTAACGAACTGGGCCCGCGTTTCGCGAGCCGTGCCGGTGGTTACACTCGTATTCTGAAGTGTGGCTTCCGTGCAGGCGACAACGCGCCGATGGCTTACATCGAGCTGGTTGATCGTTCAGAGAAAGCAGAAGCTGCTGCAGAGTAA
- the rpoA gene encoding DNA-directed RNA polymerase subunit alpha has protein sequence MQGSVTEFLKPRLVDIEQVSSTHAKVTLEPLERGFGHTLGNALRRILLSSMPGCAVTEVEIDGVLHEYSTKEGVQEDILEILLNLKGLAVRVQGKDEVILTLNKSGIGPVTAADITHDGDVEIVKPQHVICHLTDENAAISMRIKVQRGRGYVPASARIHSEEDERPIGRLLVDACYSPVERIAYNVEAARVEQRTDLDKLVIEMETNGTIDPEEAIRRAATILAEQLEAFVDLRDVRQPEVKEEKPEFDPILLRPVDDLELTVRSANCLKAEAIHYIGDLVQRTEVELLKTPNLGKKSLTEIKDVLASRGLSLGMRLENWPPASIADE, from the coding sequence ATGCAGGGTTCTGTGACAGAGTTTCTAAAACCGCGCCTGGTAGATATCGAGCAAGTGAGTTCGACGCACGCCAAGGTGACCCTTGAGCCTTTAGAGCGTGGCTTTGGCCATACTCTGGGTAACGCACTGCGCCGTATTCTGCTCTCATCGATGCCGGGTTGCGCGGTGACCGAGGTTGAGATTGATGGTGTACTTCATGAGTACAGCACCAAAGAAGGCGTTCAGGAAGATATCCTTGAAATCCTGCTCAACCTGAAAGGGCTGGCGGTGAGAGTTCAGGGTAAAGATGAAGTTATTCTTACTCTGAATAAATCTGGCATTGGCCCTGTGACTGCAGCCGACATCACCCACGACGGTGATGTTGAAATCGTCAAGCCGCAGCACGTGATCTGCCACCTGACCGATGAGAACGCAGCTATTAGCATGCGTATCAAAGTTCAGCGCGGTCGTGGTTATGTGCCGGCTTCTGCCCGAATTCATTCGGAAGAAGATGAGCGCCCAATCGGCCGTCTGCTGGTCGACGCATGCTACAGCCCTGTAGAGCGTATTGCCTACAATGTTGAAGCAGCGCGTGTAGAACAGCGTACCGACCTGGACAAGCTGGTCATCGAAATGGAAACCAACGGCACAATCGATCCTGAAGAGGCGATTCGTCGTGCGGCAACCATCCTGGCAGAACAACTGGAAGCTTTCGTTGACTTACGTGATGTACGTCAGCCGGAAGTGAAAGAAGAGAAACCAGAATTCGATCCGATCCTGCTGCGCCCTGTTGACGATCTCGAATTGACTGTCCGCTCTGCTAACTGCCTCAAGGCAGAAGCTATCCACTATATCGGTGATCTGGTACAGCGTACCGAGGTTGAGTTGCTGAAAACGCCGAACCTGGGTAAAAAATCTCTTACCGAGATTAAAGACGTGCTGGCTTCACGTGGTCTGTCTCTGGGCATGCGCCTGGAAAACTGGCCACCGGCAAGCATTGCTGACGAGTAA
- the rpsD gene encoding 30S ribosomal protein S4, whose amino-acid sequence MARYLGPKLKLSRREGTDLFLKSGVRAIDTKCKIEQAPGQHGARKPRLSDYGVQLREKQKVRRMYGVLERQFRNYYKEAARLKGNTGENLLALLEGRLDNVVYRMGFGATRAESRQLVSHKAIMVNGRVVNIASYQVKANDVVSIREKAKKQSRVKAALELAEQREKPTWLEVDAGKMEGTFKRQPERSDLSADINEHLIVELYSK is encoded by the coding sequence ATGGCAAGATATTTGGGTCCTAAGCTCAAGCTGAGCCGTCGTGAGGGCACCGACTTATTCCTTAAGTCTGGCGTTCGCGCGATCGATACCAAGTGTAAAATTGAACAAGCTCCTGGCCAGCACGGTGCGCGTAAACCGCGTCTGTCTGACTATGGTGTGCAGTTGCGTGAAAAGCAAAAAGTTCGCCGTATGTACGGTGTGCTGGAGCGTCAGTTCCGTAACTACTATAAAGAAGCAGCACGTCTGAAAGGCAACACAGGTGAAAACCTGCTGGCTCTGCTGGAAGGTCGTCTGGACAACGTTGTATACCGTATGGGCTTCGGCGCTACTCGTGCTGAATCACGCCAGCTGGTTAGCCACAAAGCAATCATGGTAAACGGTCGTGTTGTTAACATCGCTTCTTATCAGGTTAAAGCGAATGACGTTGTTAGCATTCGTGAGAAAGCGAAAAAGCAATCTCGCGTGAAAGCCGCTCTGGAGCTGGCTGAGCAGCGTGAAAAGCCAACCTGGCTGGAAGTTGATGCTGGCAAGATGGAAGGTACGTTCAAGCGTCAGCCAGAACGTTCTGATCTGTCTGCGGACATTAACGAACACCTGATCGTCGAGCTTTACTCCAAGTAA
- the rpsK gene encoding 30S ribosomal protein S11 translates to MAKAPVRARKRVRKQVSDGVAHIHASFNNTIVTITDRQGNALGWATAGGSGFRGSRKSTPFAAQVAAERCAEAVKEYGIKNLEVMVKGPGPGRESTVRALNAAGFRITNITDVTPIPHNGCRPPKKRRV, encoded by the coding sequence ATGGCAAAGGCACCAGTTCGTGCACGTAAACGTGTAAGAAAACAAGTCTCTGACGGCGTGGCTCATATCCATGCTTCTTTCAACAACACCATCGTTACTATTACTGATCGTCAGGGTAACGCATTGGGTTGGGCAACAGCCGGTGGTTCCGGTTTCCGTGGTTCTCGCAAATCCACTCCGTTTGCAGCTCAGGTTGCAGCAGAGCGTTGCGCAGAAGCCGTAAAAGAATACGGCATCAAGAATCTGGAAGTTATGGTTAAAGGTCCGGGTCCGGGTCGTGAATCTACTGTTCGCGCTCTGAACGCCGCTGGTTTCCGCATCACTAATATTACTGATGTGACTCCGATCCCTCATAACGGTTGTCGTCCGCCGAAAAAACGTCGCGTATAA
- the rpsM gene encoding 30S ribosomal protein S13 encodes MARIAGINIPDQKHAVIALTSIYGVGKTRSKAILAAAGIAEDVKISELSEEQIDTLRDEVAKFVVEGDLRREISMSIKRLMDLGCYRGLRHRRGLPVRGQRTKTNARTRKGPRKPIKK; translated from the coding sequence GTGGCCCGTATAGCAGGCATTAACATTCCTGATCAGAAACATGCTGTGATCGCATTAACTTCGATCTACGGCGTCGGCAAGACCCGTTCTAAAGCCATTCTGGCTGCAGCGGGTATCGCTGAAGATGTTAAGATCAGTGAGCTGTCTGAAGAACAAATCGACACGCTGCGTGACGAAGTTGCCAAATTTGTCGTTGAAGGTGATCTGCGCCGTGAAATCAGCATGAGCATCAAGCGCCTGATGGATCTTGGTTGCTATCGCGGTTTGCGTCATCGTCGTGGTCTGCCAGTGCGCGGTCAGCGTACTAAGACCAACGCACGTACCCGTAAGGGTCCGCGCAAACCGATCAAGAAATAA
- the secY gene encoding protein translocase subunit SecY, which produces MAKQPGLDFQSAKGGFGELKRRLLFVIGALIVFRVGSFIPIPGIDAAVLAKLLEQQRGTIIEMFNMFSGGALSRASIFALGIMPYISASIIIQLLTVVHPALAELKKEGESGRRKISQYTRYGTLVLAIFQSIGIATGLPNMPGMQGLVLNPGFAFYFTAVVSLVTGTMFLMWLGEQITERGIGNGISIIIFAGIVAGLPPAIAHTIEQARQGDLHFLLLLLVAVLVFAVTFFVVFVERGQRRIVVNYAKRQQGRRVYAAQSTHLPLKVNMAGVIPAIFASSIILFPATIASWFGGGTGWNWLTTISLYLQPGQPLYVLLYASAIIFFCFFYTALVFNPRETADNLKKSGAFVPGIRPGEQTAKYIDKVMTRLTLVGALYITFICLIPEFMRDAMKVPFYFGGTSLLIVVVVIMDFMAQVQTLMMSSQYESALKKANLKGYGR; this is translated from the coding sequence ATGGCTAAGCAACCGGGATTAGATTTTCAAAGTGCCAAAGGTGGATTTGGCGAGCTGAAACGCAGACTGCTGTTTGTTATCGGCGCGCTGATTGTGTTCCGTGTTGGCTCTTTTATTCCGATCCCTGGTATCGATGCCGCTGTACTTGCCAAACTGCTTGAGCAACAGCGAGGCACCATCATTGAAATGTTTAACATGTTCTCTGGTGGTGCTCTCAGCCGTGCTTCTATCTTCGCTCTGGGTATTATGCCGTACATTTCGGCATCCATTATTATCCAGCTGCTGACGGTCGTTCATCCGGCCCTGGCAGAACTGAAGAAAGAAGGGGAGTCTGGACGTCGTAAGATTAGTCAGTACACCCGTTACGGTACTCTGGTGCTGGCAATATTCCAGTCGATCGGTATTGCTACCGGTCTGCCGAATATGCCTGGTATGCAGGGCCTGGTTTTAAACCCAGGCTTTGCATTCTACTTCACCGCTGTTGTAAGTCTGGTCACAGGGACGATGTTCCTGATGTGGCTCGGCGAACAGATTACTGAGCGTGGTATCGGTAACGGTATCTCAATCATTATCTTCGCCGGTATTGTCGCGGGTCTCCCGCCAGCCATCGCCCATACTATCGAGCAAGCGCGTCAAGGCGACCTGCACTTCCTCCTGTTGCTGTTGGTTGCAGTATTAGTATTTGCAGTGACGTTCTTTGTTGTCTTCGTAGAACGTGGTCAACGCCGCATTGTGGTGAACTACGCTAAACGTCAGCAAGGTCGTCGTGTCTATGCTGCACAGAGCACACATTTACCGCTGAAAGTGAATATGGCGGGGGTAATCCCGGCGATCTTCGCTTCCAGTATTATTCTGTTCCCGGCAACCATCGCGTCATGGTTCGGGGGCGGTACTGGTTGGAACTGGCTGACAACAATTTCGCTGTATTTGCAGCCTGGGCAACCACTTTATGTGTTACTCTATGCGTCTGCGATCATCTTCTTCTGTTTCTTCTACACGGCGTTGGTCTTCAACCCGCGTGAAACAGCAGATAACCTGAAGAAGTCCGGTGCATTTGTACCAGGAATTCGTCCGGGAGAGCAAACGGCGAAGTATATCGATAAAGTAATGACTCGCCTGACTTTGGTTGGTGCGCTTTATATTACTTTTATCTGCCTGATCCCGGAGTTCATGCGTGATGCAATGAAAGTGCCGTTCTACTTCGGTGGGACCTCGCTGCTTATCGTTGTTGTCGTGATTATGGACTTTATGGCTCAAGTGCAAACTCTGATGATGTCCAGTCAGTATGAGTCTGCATTGAAGAAGGCGAACCTGAAAGGCTACGGCCGCTAA
- the rplO gene encoding 50S ribosomal protein L15 codes for MRLNTLSPAEGSKKAGKRLGRGIGSGLGKTGGRGHKGQNSRSGGGVRRGFEGGQMPLYRRLPKFGFTSRKAAITAEIRLSDLAKVEGGVVDLNTLKAANIIGIQIEFAKVILAGEVSTPVTVRGLRVTKGARAAIEAAGGKIEE; via the coding sequence ATGCGTTTAAATACTCTGTCTCCGGCCGAAGGCTCTAAAAAGGCGGGTAAACGCCTGGGTCGTGGTATCGGTTCTGGCCTCGGTAAAACCGGTGGTCGTGGTCACAAAGGTCAGAACTCTCGTTCTGGCGGTGGCGTACGTCGCGGTTTCGAGGGTGGTCAGATGCCACTGTACCGTCGTCTGCCGAAGTTCGGCTTCACCTCTCGCAAAGCAGCGATCACAGCGGAAATCCGTCTGTCTGACCTGGCGAAAGTTGAAGGCGGCGTTGTAGACCTGAACACGCTGAAAGCGGCTAACATTATCGGTATCCAGATCGAGTTCGCGAAAGTGATCCTGGCTGGTGAAGTATCTACTCCGGTAACTGTTCGTGGCCTGCGTGTTACTAAAGGTGCTCGTGCTGCTATCGAAGCTGCTGGCGGTAAAATTGAGGAATAA
- the rpmD gene encoding 50S ribosomal protein L30 produces MAKTIKITQTRSAIGRLPKHKATLLGLGLRRIGHTVEREDTPAVRGMVNAVYFMVKVEE; encoded by the coding sequence ATGGCAAAGACTATTAAAATCACTCAAACCCGCAGTGCAATCGGTCGTCTGCCGAAACACAAGGCAACGCTGCTTGGCCTGGGTCTGCGTCGTATTGGTCATACCGTTGAGCGCGAGGATACTCCTGCTGTTCGCGGTATGGTCAACGCGGTTTACTTCATGGTTAAAGTTGAGGAGTAA
- the rpsE gene encoding 30S ribosomal protein S5 gives MAHIEKQAGELQEKLIAVNRVSKTVKGGRIFSFTALTVVGDGNGRVGFGYGKAREVPAAIQKAMEKARRNMINVALNNGTLQHPVKGVHTGSRVFMQPASEGTGIIAGGAMRAVLEVAGVHNVLAKAYGSTNPINVVRATIDGLENMNSPEMVAAKRGKSVEEILG, from the coding sequence ATGGCTCACATCGAAAAACAAGCTGGCGAACTGCAGGAAAAGCTGATCGCGGTAAACCGCGTATCTAAAACCGTTAAAGGTGGTCGTATTTTCTCCTTCACAGCTCTGACTGTAGTAGGCGATGGTAACGGTCGCGTTGGTTTTGGTTACGGTAAAGCGCGTGAAGTTCCAGCAGCGATCCAGAAAGCGATGGAAAAAGCCCGTCGCAATATGATTAACGTCGCGCTGAACAACGGCACCCTGCAGCACCCAGTTAAAGGTGTTCACACGGGTTCTCGTGTATTCATGCAGCCAGCTTCAGAAGGTACCGGTATCATCGCCGGTGGTGCAATGCGCGCCGTTCTGGAAGTTGCTGGAGTTCATAACGTTCTGGCTAAAGCCTATGGTTCCACCAACCCGATCAACGTGGTTCGTGCAACTATTGATGGCCTGGAAAATATGAATTCTCCAGAAATGGTCGCTGCCAAGCGTGGTAAATCCGTTGAAGAAATTCTGGGGTAA
- the rplR gene encoding 50S ribosomal protein L18 — MDKKSARIRRATRARRKLKELGATRLVVHRTPRHIYAQVIAPNGSEVLVAASTVEKAIAEQLKYTGNKDAAAAVGKAVAERALEKGISNVSFDRSGFQYHGRVQALADAAREAGLQF; from the coding sequence ATGGATAAGAAATCTGCTCGTATCCGTCGTGCGACCCGCGCACGCCGCAAGCTCAAAGAGCTGGGTGCAACTCGCCTGGTGGTACATCGTACCCCGCGTCATATTTACGCACAGGTAATTGCACCGAACGGTTCTGAAGTTCTGGTAGCTGCTTCTACTGTAGAAAAAGCTATCGCAGAACAATTGAAGTACACCGGTAACAAAGACGCTGCTGCAGCTGTAGGTAAAGCTGTTGCTGAACGCGCTCTGGAAAAAGGCATCAGCAATGTATCCTTTGACCGTTCCGGGTTCCAATATCATGGTCGTGTCCAGGCACTGGCAGATGCTGCCCGTGAAGCTGGCCTTCAGTTCTAA
- the rplF gene encoding 50S ribosomal protein L6, with protein sequence MSRVAKAPVVIPAGVDVKIDGQVITIKGKNGELTRTLNNAVEVKHADNALTFGPRDGFVDGWAQAGTARALLNSMVVGVTEGFTKKLQLVGVGYRAAIKGNAVGLSLGFSHPVEHPLPAGITAECPTQTEIVLKGADKQLIGQVAADLRAYRRPEPYKGKGVRYADEVVRTKEAKKK encoded by the coding sequence ATGTCTCGTGTTGCTAAAGCACCGGTCGTTATTCCTGCCGGCGTTGATGTAAAAATCGACGGTCAGGTTATTACGATCAAAGGTAAAAACGGCGAGCTGACTCGTACCCTCAACAATGCTGTTGAAGTTAAACATGCAGATAACGCTCTGACCTTCGGTCCACGTGATGGTTTCGTGGATGGATGGGCTCAGGCTGGTACCGCGCGTGCCCTGCTGAACTCAATGGTTGTTGGTGTTACCGAAGGCTTCACTAAAAAGCTTCAGCTGGTTGGTGTAGGTTATCGTGCAGCTATCAAAGGGAATGCAGTAGGCCTGTCTCTGGGCTTCTCACATCCTGTTGAGCATCCGCTGCCGGCCGGTATCACTGCAGAATGCCCGACTCAGACTGAAATCGTGCTGAAAGGCGCTGATAAACAGCTGATCGGTCAGGTTGCAGCAGATCTGCGCGCCTACCGTCGTCCTGAGCCTTACAAAGGCAAGGGTGTTCGTTACGCCGACGAAGTCGTGCGTACCAAAGAGGCTAAGAAGAAGTAA
- the rpsH gene encoding 30S ribosomal protein S8, producing MSMQDPIADMLTRIRNGQAANKVAVTMPSAKLKVAIANVLKEEGFIEDFKVEGDTKPELELTLKYFQGKAVVESIQRVSRPGLRIYKKKDELPKVMAGLGIAVVSTSKGVMTDRAARQAGLGGEIICYVA from the coding sequence ATGAGCATGCAAGATCCGATCGCGGATATGCTGACCCGTATCCGTAACGGTCAGGCCGCGAACAAAGTTGCGGTCACCATGCCTTCCGCCAAGCTGAAAGTGGCAATTGCCAACGTGCTGAAGGAAGAAGGTTTTATCGAAGATTTTAAAGTTGAAGGCGACACCAAGCCGGAACTGGAACTTACTCTTAAGTATTTCCAGGGTAAAGCTGTTGTAGAAAGCATTCAGCGTGTCAGCCGCCCAGGCCTGCGCATCTATAAGAAAAAAGATGAGCTGCCTAAAGTTATGGCTGGTCTGGGTATCGCAGTTGTTTCTACCTCTAAAGGTGTTATGACTGATCGTGCAGCGCGCCAGGCTGGTCTTGGTGGCGAAATTATCTGCTACGTAGCCTAA
- the rpsN gene encoding 30S ribosomal protein S14, whose amino-acid sequence MAKQSMKAREVKRVALADKFFAKRAELKAIISDVNASDEDRWNAVLKLQSLPRDSSPSRQRNRCRQTGRPHGYVGKFGLSRIKLREAAMRGEVPGLKKASW is encoded by the coding sequence ATGGCTAAGCAATCAATGAAAGCACGCGAAGTAAAGCGCGTAGCTTTAGCTGATAAATTCTTCGCTAAACGCGCTGAACTGAAAGCGATCATTTCTGATGTGAACGCTTCCGACGAAGATCGTTGGAATGCTGTTCTCAAGCTGCAGTCTCTGCCGCGTGATTCCAGCCCGTCTCGTCAGCGTAACCGCTGTCGTCAAACAGGTCGTCCACATGGTTATGTGGGCAAGTTTGGGTTGAGCCGTATCAAACTGCGTGAAGCCGCCATGCGCGGTGAAGTACCAGGCTTGAAAAAGGCTAGCTGGTAA